Within the Cryptococcus neoformans var. neoformans B-3501A chromosome 1, whole genome shotgun sequence genome, the region AAGTCGGACCGAAAATGAGGGATGCAAACCCAAAATAAAAAAGCCGAAACAGTGCACGACCCTCTGCCCCTCTTTTGTCCTTGTTCTCCGCTTCTCTCAGGCTCTGCACCAGAATACGCTCCTTTTTCCGCACAATAATCCAGACTCTTCTGCAACATTGTCCATGTTCTACCAGCGCCAAGGTCTCCAGTGGGTCAAGAGAGGATGTTCTTCGTGCCGAACGGGCGGACGGCGGACGTTGGATGTGGCGACTTCACTCATCATTCACAAAAGTGTTCCAAAGGATGGAGTGCACGGACGCACGCAAATCCAAGGGTCTTACGTTTCAATATGTTTGTCTGGAACGCATTCGAACAGCGCACAGCGCACGACGTAGAGGGGAGCCAGGACTGAGCCAGAGGCAAAGAGCAAGCAGCGTAAACAGGCAGGCAGAAGCTCCAAGAGGTGGCTGAAACACGCGTAATGTGCTGAGGATCCTTGTCACGCACAGACAGGAACTATGGCCTTTGGGTGAGAAATTGCTTATTTCGGATGGCAGGCCGTTTGCCGCTCTCCTTACTTTTGCTTTCACCAGCTCGTCAATCGTCGCGCACTCAACATTCGTCGACtttacttcttctttcgcaTCTGTATCTCACAATCGTCGATTACTGGAACGAACACTTCAGCAGCCCATCAGTCCTAGGATAGTGACGTTTAACGGGTAAGCCGAATAAACGATTATCCACCGCAGAATTTGTGACGAGCAGGTGAATGATCGGTATATACTTAAAGGAGGCAATCAATCACTGCTCTACCATCAACATCGACGAAGCTATTGCAGTCTAGAATTTATCATTATAATCGCTTATTCGGTTTCCTTCTACGCTAGATTGAAAGCTTCCGCTTCACCCCTCACTACACAGCCACGGCAAAGGCGGAGGCGCTCGCCGAGGGACTCTTGATTTCTACCGTGAAAGGAGGACCGAATTCAGTGTGTCCAAATTGCTGTGTGCATCTTTCCTATTGACAGCAAGCTGCTGTTGTGAGCTGTTAGTTGACAGAATCACAAACTGCATATGTATGGCTGACAAAAGTGATGGACAGGGAGTAGAACACTTCTTTTCATGCTTTGATTCAACTGTCTACCATCATCAATTCATTCGACTTTTTGAATCATACCAAAGACACGGAAGCTGCGCCTTTGATCCGCTCTGAGGAATAGAGACATTTAGTGAGTGATCGTCGGTCAAATAAGCGGCTTTATTTCTCCTCGGTTAGTGATGTTTTGGTACGACGTGCCTTTTTGGAGTGTCCGATGATGGCAAATGAAGGTGTAAAATCGCTTGTCGCTTGTGCTGATGGCTTTCTTCGGACAGCTAAATCGTAGATTGTGCAACTAAAGGTAGCAATCCCTGTACAGGTCCAATAATCTGTAAgctcccttccttctgctcCGCTTTTCTCTGTGCTCTCTGTCGTCTGCCGATGGTCCCATTCTCCTCACTCTCTCGTGATAAACTCATGCCTACCCATTGCCTTTCTTGCCTCTCTTGCCTAAGCAACCCTCCTTTCATTTTAATTTATGTCGTGCATCGGTTCCTAGACACCGCACAAGCAGACACTCGAACCGGGCGGCCAAATGAGGCGAGGTATTCAAATTTTGTCGGGCTTTACACCTACTcgggaaaaaaaaacctaCCGGCGTGTCATGAGGCAATCTACAGCGTATCTCAAGCTgactcttcctcattctcaGCATTAGGACACGTTCCTCTCGTATTTTACGCTACGTGTCGCTCACGCATAACTACGTAACGCAGGTGAGTAGTGTTTGCCTGAACTCTCCCTTCCGTTGGCTCTCCAAGTCAGTCATCTCCGCCTCTCCCGTTCTCCGTGCTCTATTTACCCATCCTTTCGCTGTGTATTTTTCTTACCTCTGCCCTGGAGGAGGCGCTTCTCTGCCCTTTTCCGCTAGCTTTCGTTCGGGACCAATCGAGCCGGTAATGCTACGGATGAGGCTAATGTAGGGTTCTGGCTGGTGTCTAGGGCTTGTCAACAGCATCGGTTACCGAAAGAGAGCCTTCTTAGTGTCTCTTTTCTCGTGTTGTATACACCTTTCGTTCACGCACAGATCTGGGTTGGAACGCCACTCATTAAAGGGTGCTCCCTGGCTTCATTCACCTTGCGTGTCACTCGCTGCCACCTCTTCTGTCAATATTTGAGTCTTTTGAGTATATATCAGAGCAGAGTAActtttggttttttttttctcgtaCTTCTGTTCCCCTTTACTCTTTTCTGCGTCATCTTCGGATATCCCGTCCTCGTCTATTTTGGCTTTCGGATCAAGAAGATAGGAACTCAGAGCTCATTGACGCTCTCTTCTCCGATCAATCAGCTTTCTCGTGCTTTTGACATCGCTTTAACACCCTCGTTCCTCTACCAGACGATCACCGCCTGTAGTCATCAACTGTACCTCCACTTCTAACGTCAGGACTTCATTCTCGAGCTAATCTCTTTGGCTAGTGACTCGATCCTCTCTTATCGATATTACGCCGCTCTGTCCATCTTTAGACAGGCCTGCCCTCTTCTGTTCCTTCATTTTATCCTTTCATGTCGACTGTCCTTGACACGCATTGCTTGAGCGCAACACCCTATAGCCACCAATAATACGCTTCAGGAGTATCACAAGGGTGAGCGCCTGTTTCTTTATTCTTTGAGGTATATCGCTGACGTACAAGCAGACGTAGTAGGAGCTTTTCCAATGAGCAACCAAAAAGAACATCAGTATTGGGAGGTAACCGCTCCTGCCATTGAAGCTCAGTCATCTTCACAGACAGAGTATGTCTTTGATCAAGGAAGTCAGAGTGTTTCACTGACTCAATGCCTTAGACTGTCCCCTGTTGGGCCTCAGGGTGTGGACTACAGTCCCTCTCAATCTTTACCACAAGTCCCTGACAGTACTCCGCCGCCCAGTGGCTCACATACTAGTTCCGGCATATCCTCTACTTACAGCTCCATGATGCTCCCTCCTTTACGGATGACCCATGACCCTCGGAACCTTGTACCATCACCATTATCCAGCGGCCATCCTCAGATGTACTCCTTGagaccaccaccaccgaaTTCCAGTCCTAATCAGATACAAGCGGAGTTCTACTACTCTTACTCTATGCCTTACCCGCCGCGGCCACCAGCATACAGCGGTCACATGCCTGCCCACTCTGGCTCTTCGTCAAACGGCCCACCAGAAATCTTCACCCCTGTATCGGCACACACTAATAGCTATAGATTTAGCTACCCAGGACAAGGTACCATCCAACCAtatcttttctctccttggcAAGGGCAGGATCGTCAACTACCAGGTGCTCCGGGATCAAATTTTGGTACATCTGAAAGGAAAGGCTCCCCGGATAGCAGTACGACTACGGGAGAAAGATGGGACCGACCCTCGCCCAATCAAGTAGGGGCTGCGTCGCCACTGACAGAGCGGAGTACAAGTGTCGATGAAAAGGATTGTAAAGGAATAAGTTATACGGCTGATGCGGAAGTTAAACAGACGCCACAAGTATGTAAAATGAGTTTCCGGCGGCTTACTGAAGTCAGACGCTGACGAGATTTTACCAGATGAAGAGACAGTGTTTCAACTGCACGAACCGTAACCCCCCGAGCTGGCGAAAATCTGTTCTCCACCCAGGAAAAATCGTGAGCAGAGCCCAACTCACCTTACAGTCCTCAGTCTAACCACTCCTTATACAGCTTTGTAACAAGTGTGGAATCTTTGAGCGCACCCACCACCGGCCTCGCCCGCCTCAAAACGACGATCAAAAGCTTCGCAAAGCTTCTACGTTGTCCAACTCCATCCACCGGCGGGaagctcctccacctttgcAGAACGCTAGGACCGAGCATAGCTCAGCATCTCCGCGCAGCCCTTGTAAGTTTTTCGCCTGCCTCGCCATTTCCAACCGTAACAGAGGGATTCGGCTGACAGTCTCCAGTCTCCGGCCCTCAGTCAACCCCTATGTCTACAAGTCTCACTTACCCACCCATGTACGGATCTCCTGATCCCCTTCAGGCCTCTGGTGGCTACTTCCGTCGTTCAGCAACTCACCAGCCCACCCTTGGATCACCCGAGCGTTCACCCTTCAGTCACTCTATGATATCTCCCAAcctatcttcttctgctgaAGATCCAAATGCGATGAGCGGCACTGCAAGCCGGCATTATGGTTATCAACACAGTGTGAGCTCGCCCTATGCGCACGCTTATGCCAGCCGAAGAAGGTACGCGCCGACTGCGAGGGGGATGGTGAGCAGTCCGAGTATGACGCCTGGTGCTTTTAGCGGCGCGATGGGGCCGGTGATGACTCCTATTAGCGGACAAAGTCAATTAGGATCACAGACTCCCGCTGCTGGTGAGGAGAGGCAGCCCCAGCAAGGACAGGAGGATAATGACTCTGCATAAGGTCCCACAGTACTGCTCTTGAGCTAAAGCAGGTCACTACTGTAGTGAAGAGACTTGACGCTCGAGGCTTCCCCGCCAAATGGCCATTTCGCGCCATGTTTCCACCAGTTTTTCCCGCCAGATTAATCAACCATGCACATACACGAGTAAACGGCAACAGAACTTTCTATTCCTCCTTCCCGACTTAGAAATAACAAACATACACGGTCCCAGAGCAGACGACTAACCATCGAAATCGTCAACatgtcttctttttccctaTTCACATGTCTATCGATCCATCTTTATGCCAAAGCCGATATGGAAAACCCCAAAACAAAGTACCACATATAAAAATTCTTgagcttcttttcttcagtGCCTCTTCTCATTTTACTGTACTTTCGTTTCATTCTTATATTTATGCATTTTTGAGGAATCTGGTTATGATTCGAAGTTTGGCTTACTTTACCGTCTCATTTAGTTATGACAGTTGTACGGCCTGGAACGATAGTAGATTTTACAGTGATTTTCCTTTCCATACCTGAGACCTTtacttttctctctctatTACCACGTGACTCTTTCCATTGTTCATTTAGTCTCCGTAACGCACAGTATAGGCTAATGATCCAATCTTTCAATGCATCCAGTGACTCAAAGAGTATGAGGTCATGTAAACAAGGCCACATTAGTGGCATGTGTAAGATGTCATACATTTTCCAACTCTATTAAAACCATATACAACGTCTTCCCCCAAAAAGTCAGAAACAACAAGCAGAGAAGCATTCTTTATCCCACTCCTTACACCTATCTCAGACAGCCGTCGTCGTACTCACATTCCAGGGCCCTGCATCACTCATTTCACACCCGACAGGGCATTTACACGTACCCCCCAAATCAGCGGGCAAGCTTTCGGCGGGGATGTACTGCAAAAGCTCGGGCTTGTAATTTTTGCCCAAGATGTGGATTTTGCGGACAGTGGCTTCGTCCAGCCAGGGTTTAATGAGAGACCAGACGGTTGAGAAGAGATATGGTGCCTACCAGTGACATGCGAAGCGTAGCAGTCAGCATTTTAATCAAGATAGATACTgattgaaagaagaaaaaaataCATTGATGATAAACATGTGTCCCATCACTTCGGGCTAGTAGATGATCAGCATTTCGCTTAATGAGACGCGATGGTGATTGCCCATCATGATTATGGCCCAAAGTCTGTGCTTACGTCTGAAATTTGCCGAGAAAAAGATTATCAGCACGAGACTATTGAGCgaaaggggaaaaaggaTGTTACTCACAGTTGTTTTGGCCGACGGCGCTGGCTGCTCTGACATAATCTTTCACTACACACTCGCATCAGACTGTCAAGCTCAGTGAGTCGCTATTTCAAAAATACCTTTGTAAAATGTAGAAATACCGGCATTGTACAGATCCAAAATGGTACAGCTAGTTTCCACAAGATGACCCGTCATCTTCGATGAGGCAGGCAGCCTATCCCTCAAAAACTTCTCATATTCTGAAACCAACCTCTTCAGCTGTCGGTCTTGCGTTGTGATGGCATAGAGTTTGTTGATATCGAGCTTGCCGAGTTGTTCAATATATACAGGTCGGCCGTCATTGTCGGTTTTATGGTAGAACTGAGGGTAGTACTTGACCACTTGACTTTGTTCGGGGTAGTCGAAGCCATTGCTGCATAACCACCAGTCAATTTCTTGACCTATCTTATGCCGCCAGTCTcagaaatggaaggaatAGCTTAAAACTTACGCAGCAATCTCATCCGCTCCAAACTGCTTTCTCCATTTTTCATTGTTCGCCCACATCAACTTGGCTTTGGGCAGGTCAAATTTTCTTGCCCGCAGGAAACGAAGTAATGTCTGGTCGTCAAAACGGTTGTACCCGATTCGCTGAACCAGAGCTTCCCAATCCGCCGGAATGAGTTCTTCGGTAGTGAGCTCTTGGCGAAATTCCTTCAAAGCAGTTTCTTGAGCCTCAGAGCTAAAGTCGGATTAGCTGAGCCTCGAATGTGCTCAGGAAAGACAAACAGATGGCCCGGGTGGCCGGAAAGAGGATCATAGGCCTGTGGTGGATAAGCAATAGATCGACACGATACTCGTGAACTTACGCTCATATTACCACTCAGTGGTTTTAGTCAAAAACAGTTAGTCTTCAAGAAGatagaagaaaaaaaaacaatGAACAGAACGAAAAATGAGATCCGTTGAATTTTTATTACATTCAAACAGCCTGGCCtgcgccatcatcatggcTGTCAGAGTTCGTCATCACAGGTGGAGCATCATCTGCGCACCTCTTTATAAAGTGACTTTAGGAcccgcctccacctccattTATCTGATCCCGCGCCGTCCGATAAGGAAGTCCATATTTGGTTCCGCAGGCCATCACGCATAATGCGTATGACGGAAGTGTAGTCCTATATAAAGTATCTAAGTAGCGACACGAATGGACAACAAAACACGAGCCATGAGCCACAACTCCTCATGAAGACGATTGGGCGCTATCTCAGTCTTAGCCGGAACTCAGGGAAGAAGCATTGATGCGGCAGCAAACTATGGGGATCTTGCCACTATTAGGATGGTGGTGGGATGGAACAGCCATTGATCGAGCGAAAGAACAATACAATAATGGTGAGAAATGACATTACGAAAGTGACAGTGCACGGAAGTAAAAGGCGTGAAGGGAACATCAACATGAACGAAGGAACAAAAGCGAACTTGTAAGGGGGGAGTAGTCTGATGATCGATGAAGCTCTAAATAGCTGTTGTGGTGTGTAGCTGTTTCGACACTGGTTCTTACTCCTTCTCAGCTGGTCGTAGAAGGGCATAGATGATGGTGCCAGGTAAGAATATCGATCGTTTTAAGTACATATGAGTTAAAAAAGAATGGCAATCTGCGAAAATCATGAGACAGTTACAGTTACATACGACGTCTGTCAATCATCGTCAGTGTCGCTCCTTGTTCCTTGCGACGGTTTTCGTTCGTCAGTTGAAAGCACAATCCTCAGCTTGTATAGCCTTGACCACTAAGTATCAAGCAGCACTTACCATTCACCAGCACTCAGCGCGACATCATCTTTGGCTTATTATTTGTCACATATCTACCAGCAACCGTCCTTCGATTTACGTTGTTGTTAGATGTCAGATGTTATACATGGTATTGTCCAGGCTGTTTCAGATCTCCGGGACAACATAGGATGCGTTCGGCAACCGCTGGATAAATGAGCGATTCCAAAAAGTGCTGGCAGTTGAATCGATTGCTAAATATTTTACGAGCTCAATTAATAATcatttttttattttccGATTTTTTCATAGGTCGCCGAACGcgcaaaaaaaaaaacgcaCTCTGACCTTGAATGAATAACGAAGAGTGTTGACTGATGTGTAGTGTGAAGTACGAGTAGTGTAAACAGCTGACGCTCTCATCACTGTCTGCTGGCAACAATAATGATGTCTGTGAGAACATGAAGTGTCATTACGGGATACATACTCTGATGATAGACGGAGAATGCACAGTAGTCAGCCGATACAAACTGAAGTTCGCAAGCCACTGCGTCGTCGAAGTTAGGACccatttttatttttatttttttacCAACGCTGCCGAACGCTCCCTACTATTGCTGAGATGGAATCAGGGATTAGATTAGACTCATTAGAGGGTCAAGTTAGGAGCATTGCTTACATAAGCTTTCCAGTTGATGAGCCCCGCTATCAGTGTAATTAGTAGGAAATaacttcctctttttcatccGAGACATTGATTATTAAGAGCTAACCGCAACGCTTATGATACATTAGACCTTGCGAGAGTACACATTAAGAGCATCTGAGAGCAGGAGATAGGGGACGACGACAATAAACGTGTGAACGGGAGGGAAGCAAGGAGGCGCCGCCGCCCCTATACATAgcggggagaaggagcggATAGGCCAGTCACGCACCAGCAGCCAAATGATCAGTGCTTTATTACATATCAATCACGAGCACTCACCACTACGGCTCAAACAATTTCACTCTCTAATATAATATGGTTGGTGACAAACCAGAGACATGAAGAGACAAGAACCAGAGACATATGATGATACAATTACTTACTCTGCCTTTGGCATGACGTACGAACCACAAAACAGCAAAAACCCTGCCTGCTGACTCGGAACTGAAAAGAGCGCTTGAGCAAGAGAAGCGACGAGCAGTAATCCTATGTCTCTTGAAAAGCCAGCCTAGTCTGGTACCGCGCCCTCCCACCATTACCGCCTTCGCCAGCTCACAGCCACATCGAGCTACATGGAGCATGGCGGAGCTCCACTGCGGTAAACAGTTGCCGTTTCGTCGTCAATGCATTCGTCGGTCGTACTCGTCAGGTTTCTGAGGTCCGAGACGCTCTTGTTCCCAGACGTACCAGGAAGTTTTAGGCTGTTTTGCTTAGAAGTGTCCCTGATACCCTTGTAATTTGGCGGAGACGCCCCTGCCGTCAACCCGACTCCCCCGGATATTTCTTCTCAGGGATCAACGgctcctttctcttcggACACAAACCTCGCAGGCCGAGCTCTCAACTTCCGACAACCCCCGGGACTTTTCTGGTCGTTCGTTCTTCGCTGTCTTCCGTTTGCAGAACTTTAATTATCTTCCTTCGCGCCACCGTCAACCAACTTTCAATCCAATAACATTCTCCTCGTccaatccttctttctgtTGGAGTTAGCGAGAACATGTGAGCATGGTGCCTGGATGGAGATGCGGTGGcagcaggaaggagagatcAGAGATGTGAAGGGACGTGgtagttcttttctttgtATATCTGTTAAGTAGGTTCCTggttctttctttcttcttatACAGCAAACTAGTATTACAACACTTCCATTGTGACATTCTCGCGGACTCAATAAAATGCCCCCATTCATTAGCTGAAAACGCTTCAAAGGGCTGCATTGCGGGAGATTATCGGCGAATGGTAGATGATAGAAGTATAATATCTAACCCGATTGCCGCTGATTATAATTTGACTCCTCCTTTGTTACCTCTTGATCTGACATCCTGATACCTTAGGCCTGATACACATGCATATCATGCCGACGTCTGGCACTAGGATCTGATGTCTGAGGTCTGAGCTCGCCTTGCCTAAGCTCTAAGAAGCTTGCAGCTTCGCTCCGTCCGCTCAGCGGTCTCAACTTGCAAGAACTTCGAtgcgagaagaagcgaaaggCGAAGGGCCATGTGTAGGGGAAGGTAAAGAATATGAGGTAGTCAAGTTTGTACGTTCTTGGGCAGATCTCGGGACACACGCCATAAGCCTATAACGCGCATATGCAATGCAGAAAAATTTGTAACTTATCATCAGTTGCGAGATCAACTTCAAGATTCAGCATCCTCCAGTT harbors:
- a CDS encoding hypothetical protein (Match to EST gb|CF192369.1|CF192369; Similar to gi|45549580|gb|AAS67696.1| Sec14-like [Melampsora lini], FASTA scores: opt: 669, E(): 2e-37, (66.225% identity (87.417% similar) in 151 aa overlap (52-202:1-150)); HMMPfam hit to CRAL_TRIO_N, CRAL/TRIO, N-terminus, score: 82.9, E(): 7.9e-22), translating into MSAYDPLSGHPGHLSEAQETALKEFRQELTTEELIPADWEALVQRIGYNRFDDQTLLRFLRARKFDLPKAKLMWANNEKWRKQFGADEIAANGFDYPEQSQVVKYYPQFYHKTDNDGRPVYIEQLGKLDINKLYAITTQDRQLKRLVSEYEKFLRDRLPASSKMTGHLVETSCTILDLYNAGISTFYKVKDYVRAASAVGQNNSRSDGTHVYHQCTISLLNRLVSH